Genomic segment of Staphylococcus muscae:
CTCTTACGTATGGATATTTAATACGTAGTGGGCTGTATTCATACCATGAGAACGACGCACCACGTGGACAGCCACGAGGTTCGAATTCTGGCATATCTGGTCCACAACTTGGATAGTCAATTTGTTGGTTCTCCCAAGTGATGACACCATTCTTTACAAACACTTTCCATGAGCATGATCCCGTACAGTTAACACCATGTGTTGTACGTACGACTTTGTCATGACTCCATCTTTCTCTGTACATTTTTTCCCATTCACGGCTCTTATGTTCCAAAACTGACCAATTACCGTTAAACTTTTCAGTCGGCTTAAAGAAGTTTAATCCAAATTTTGCCATATTCATCCTCCTCAATAGACATAGGCTTTCCTTATTATGTCTATTGTACCTTTGCTATTTTTTTCACGATACTAGGGATTTGCCTATTTATATCTCCATATTCCCTAATTGTTAATTTTTTCACAAACTCTTGTATCCCTTGATACGACTAGTTGATAACGCTTCTCACTCTTTTTCAAATCCCCAAAATACACTCCGATATACAAAAAAAGACAGCCCCTTTTTAAGAGTGCTGTCCATTGTGACTATATTATAAAAAATTACGCTACTCGTTTACGTCGCATCGCATATAAACCTACACCAATACACAAGTAACCAAGTGCCGTCGTATCCGCTGGCGTTCCACCCGTCGCTGGCAACATATCTCCATCATTTCCAGCCATCATTACAGATTGTTCTTGCAAAGTCATCGGCATATGCACAACGTTCGCTTGCAGCGATTTATGTGGCATATCCGTTGTTGACATTGCCGCTGCCACTACATCGTTATCTCCCGTTACAGCTGGCTGTTCCGGTGTTGTCGGGAATGGAATCACTTCACCCGGTACTGTTGGCTGTGGTGTTTGCGTTGGATTATTTGGTACTTCTGTCGCAGGTGGAGTCGTCACTGCATCTTCACCTTTGACCGGTTGTCCCATAATCATGCGCTGCGGTTCCGTTGTGTCATATTGCGATAAGTCAGCCGTTTTCAAGTAATCCGCCATGACTTTATCAAGTGACACACCTTCTTCACGTGGTCCGCCAAACATGTCAAAACCATCGCCGCCTGACGCTGTGAAGTCGTTCGTTGCAACATTGTAGACACGTGTTAAGTCTAGCGGTTCATATTGACCTGTTTTTCTGTTCAACACTTGTACTTCGTTCACACGTTGTCCGGGTGCCTTGTTCATATCATAGTAAACACGGACACCATTAGAAATCTGTAACAATCCACCATTCGCTGTGAATTGTGTTTTACCGTCAATGGTTTGTGTCGGTGCACTCAAGCTATGTTCAAATGCTTTCAATACGTTTTCACCTGTTACTTTGATCTGAGCAATGGTGTTACCGAATGGCAATACTGTAATAATATCACTCAATTTCACTGTCCCCGGTGCAATAGAAGCACGAATGCCACCTGAGTTCGTGACGGCGAAGTCAGAAGGTGTACTGAAACCATGTTGACCGTATGCTTCCATCGCATCTGCTACTGCATTTCCTAAGTTAGTTTCTTGCGTACGTACATCATCTCGTTCACCGTTGAAGTGTATTTTGTTATTCGGGATGATTACTTCAGATGTTGCTTCTAAATAATCTGCATTTGCTTTATCAAGTTGCTTTTTCAACGCTGCATTTGGTGTTAAATCGCCCACATCTTTCACATTGATTAATGCCGCTTTCACATTGCTTAACTGTCCATCTTTTACGTCAAATGTCACCTTTCCTACATTCGCTAAAGCTGTTCCAGTTTGTGCTAATACATCTTTACCAAATGTTTGTCCTTGTTCCAACACTGTATGTGAATGACCGTCAATCACAACAATCGGATGCTTGAAATCTTTCACTGCATTCAATTGTTGCATCAAGTAATCACCACGCCATTTTTGTTGCGTAGATGGATCAATACCGAGATGTGACAATACAACGAAGGCATCCACTTGATTGTTCAACTTCGTCATTTCACGTTTCACCGATTCAAGTGGATCTGCAAATGTCACACCTACAATGCCTTCTGGACTTGTTTTTGTCGCTGTTTCAGGTGTTGTGACACCGATGATGCCGTAGTTCAAACCATTCTTATTAACAACCGTTGATGGTTTGAATGCTAACTTACCGTCTTTATACACATTGGCACTCAGTAATGGGAAGTTCAGAATGCCTTCCAATTTCTTCAGTTGGTCATAACCAAAGTCAAATTCATGGTTCCCAACTGCCATTGCATCATAACCTACTTCATTCATCGCTTTTGCCATTTCTTCCCCTTTTGACAAGTTAGAAACTGGCAATCCTTGGAATGCATCACCCGCATCGACCATTAAGTCAGGTTTTTGCTGTTTCTTCAAAGTTTTCAACTTTGCCATCCCAATAACACGGTCATTCTCTTCAATCATACGGCCATGAATATCGTTCGTATGTAAGATTGTATGTGTCGTTGACTGCGCTTCGTTTTGAACAACAGTATCGCTCTTCGTCGCTGTCATTTCTTCTTGTGGTACAGTGTTCTCATCTTGTAAATCTGTCGACTCAGCCACTGCTTCAGGTTGCGATTCTTCCATCATTCCTTCATCTTCGGCAACGACCGGTTGTTCTGTTGCACGCTCATGATTCGTATT
This window contains:
- a CDS encoding 5'-nucleotidase C-terminal domain-containing protein, with product MKQTVFRWVAVFALILGFCGIVTLGTAHAETTDVTDSESNQAVEMIAADTVEATPTSADEMNGDNTNHERATEQPVVAEDEGMMEESQPEAVAESTDLQDENTVPQEEMTATKSDTVVQNEAQSTTHTILHTNDIHGRMIEENDRVIGMAKLKTLKKQQKPDLMVDAGDAFQGLPVSNLSKGEEMAKAMNEVGYDAMAVGNHEFDFGYDQLKKLEGILNFPLLSANVYKDGKLAFKPSTVVNKNGLNYGIIGVTTPETATKTSPEGIVGVTFADPLESVKREMTKLNNQVDAFVVLSHLGIDPSTQQKWRGDYLMQQLNAVKDFKHPIVVIDGHSHTVLEQGQTFGKDVLAQTGTALANVGKVTFDVKDGQLSNVKAALINVKDVGDLTPNAALKKQLDKANADYLEATSEVIIPNNKIHFNGERDDVRTQETNLGNAVADAMEAYGQHGFSTPSDFAVTNSGGIRASIAPGTVKLSDIITVLPFGNTIAQIKVTGENVLKAFEHSLSAPTQTIDGKTQFTANGGLLQISNGVRVYYDMNKAPGQRVNEVQVLNRKTGQYEPLDLTRVYNVATNDFTASGGDGFDMFGGPREEGVSLDKVMADYLKTADLSQYDTTEPQRMIMGQPVKGEDAVTTPPATEVPNNPTQTPQPTVPGEVIPFPTTPEQPAVTGDNDVVAAAMSTTDMPHKSLQANVVHMPMTLQEQSVMMAGNDGDMLPATGGTPADTTALGYLCIGVGLYAMRRKRVA